TTGATCAAGGCCTGCGCACTTATATGCTCAAGGTCTACAACCTGATGGCGCTGGGCCTGGCGATCACCGGTGTGGCCGCATATCTGTCGTTCCAATTCGCCTTCGCCAATGGCGAGCTGACCGCTTTCGGTCAGGCGATCTATGTCAGCCCGCTGAAGTGGGTGGTCATTCTGGCGCCGCTGGCTCTGGTGTTCTTCCTGAGCTTCCGGATCAATACCATGACGGTGGCCGCCGCCCAGACGACCTTTGCGGTCTACGCCGCGCTCGTCGGCCTGTCGCTCTCGTCGATCTTCCTGATCTACACGGGCCAGAGCGTCGTTCAGACCTTCTTCGTCACCGCCGCCTCCTTCGGCGCGCTGTCGCTTTACGGCTACACGACGAAGCGTGACCTGTCGGCGATGGGCTCGTTCCTGATGATGGGTGTCTTCGGCCTGATCATCGCTTCGCTGGTCAACATCTTCCTGGCGTCGTCCGCCGTGCAGTTCGCGATCTCGGTACTCGGCGTGCTGATCTTCGCAGGCCTCACCGCCTACGATACGCAGCGGATCAAGGAATTGTACCTGGAAGCCGATGACGTCGCCGTCGCCGGCCGCAAGGCGATCATGGGTGCGCTGACGCTCTATCTCGACTTCATCAACCTCTTCATGTTCCTGCTGCAGTTCATGGGCAACCGTAAATAAGCAGGACCGACTGAGATCGAAAAGGCGGCTTCGGCCGCCTTTTTTGTTGCGTAGGCTTCCACGGAATGGTTTTAAAAAAACCTTGCCGCCCTTATGGATCTGCTGCTGAAATGTCCTTCCTCCTGCGCGATGCTTCGAATGCCGATATTCCCGCCATTGCCGATATCTATCGCGAATCGGTCCTGAACGGCGTAGCGAGCTATGAGATCGTCCCGCCCTCCGAGGCCGAGATGGCACTGCGTTTTTCGGCGATCGTCGGCCAGCAATATCCCTATATCGCAGCCATCGGCGCGGACGGGACTCTCCTCGGCTACGCCTATGCCTCGGCCTTCCGCACGCGTCCCGCCTATCGCTGGCTGGTCGAGGATTCGATCTATCTGGCGCCTGAAGCCCGTGGCCGCGGCATCGGCAAGGCGCTGCTCGCCGAACTGATCATCCGTTGCACCACCCTCGGCTTTCGGCAGATGGCGGCCGTCATCGGCGGCGCCAGCCCCGCATCGATCGCGCTCCATCGCACGGCCGGCTTCGAGGAGGTCGGACTGATGAAGGGCACCGGCTACAAGCACG
The Rhizobium leguminosarum DNA segment above includes these coding regions:
- a CDS encoding Bax inhibitor-1/YccA family protein; this translates as MADLRNYQSRAQTGEMIDQGLRTYMLKVYNLMALGLAITGVAAYLSFQFAFANGELTAFGQAIYVSPLKWVVILAPLALVFFLSFRINTMTVAAAQTTFAVYAALVGLSLSSIFLIYTGQSVVQTFFVTAASFGALSLYGYTTKRDLSAMGSFLMMGVFGLIIASLVNIFLASSAVQFAISVLGVLIFAGLTAYDTQRIKELYLEADDVAVAGRKAIMGALTLYLDFINLFMFLLQFMGNRK
- a CDS encoding GNAT family N-acetyltransferase; its protein translation is MSFLLRDASNADIPAIADIYRESVLNGVASYEIVPPSEAEMALRFSAIVGQQYPYIAAIGADGTLLGYAYASAFRTRPAYRWLVEDSIYLAPEARGRGIGKALLAELIIRCTTLGFRQMAAVIGGASPASIALHRTAGFEEVGLMKGTGYKHGRWLDTMFMQRALGDGMSTDPDPSTYPGVLFNG